TGCTTATGTCGACGTGAGTTTGAGTTCACGCCATCAGACTATACCACAGCCCTGCCTTGTTTGTCTCAGTCACCTGCAGAGCCCTGGATCTCGACAACCTGCACCCCTCAACCCCACCCCACTGTCATAACCACACTTTCTAGTTTCTGTAtttgatgctttgacatcttgggGCCCTGCTGACCTCTGGAGGGACTACCGTGGTTAGCCAATTTCTAGACACAGCAAACAAATCACCGGTGAGCGTGTCTTTCATATGAAACCAACCCATCCTGAACCCGTACCCCAACCACCTCCTCTCTGGGCTCCCACGCTCAGGGCCACTGCCCGCTGCCCTAATCACCCAGGGCAGGTGCCAGACAACCAGGGCGGCCTCCGTGCCCCAGAGCCAGCCGAAACCATTCCAACTGGCCAGTCCTGAGCCTGCTCACCCTGTCTTCCTGTTCCTTCCCACGGAAACCACAGGAAAGGCCTTTGTGCACACACCGCCCCCCTCCCCAGCTGTCCCTGGTGCTTCTCCAAGTGGCCCTGTGTCACATGgcctgcccctctctccctcctctcacaGGTTGGAACTGTGAGTGACAAATTATCTTTTTAGTGGCAAACATCTGATATGTTGGCCTCATcatacctgaataataataaaacctacattttaaaatagctccCTCCCACTACCTGCCGCTCCAATGCGTGCAATGGCCACCCAGAATCTGGCCTCGCATCGTGAGGGTCCCCCTCACCCCACACACTTCCTTTTCTACTTCCCGGACATGTACCTTTTTCTTAGCCTGTACCTTCTCGAATATTCCACATAGAAGCCATGCTCCTTCTGGCCAgcattccttcctttcctctggtTCTGACACCATTTCCAGTTCTACTCCATCCCCACACCACTGTCAAGCACAGGGCCACACTGAGGGCCAACTCAGTGCCAGACCTTCCACGATCACTTTACGCACGTCACTGCCGTTTCTGCCCACAAGCCTACAGATGGGATTATCACTGCCATCCAGCGAGGCGTGGCAGGAGCAACCCCAGCCCTGCACACACAACTTAGAGCAGGAAGGCCACCATCCATGGCTGGTGCCCCATCCCCTTCCGACCCCCAGGCAGAGAGGAGGCTCCCCTGTCTTTCTGGCTGGGGTTCTCCAGGTAAGATGATGAGGAAGAGGGTCCTACCTGGAGTAGAAGGGTTctgaggatggaggatggatctGCCctagaggaagaggggaggggctACGGGAATGAgcaggagggagggtggagaATGGGGTTTGGGGCCTCGCTCCTGCCCCCAATCCTCCCATCACTCTCTCCTGCTGTTCCCCTTCAcgtctccctcccaccctgctAAATCCTCTGAACGTTGATTGGGCCTTAAATTGGCTCTggggaaaatacaaataagtaataaaaagctTTCTAAAACATCTTTAACCTCACAAGTAACTCAAGATGTAGGAATCAAAAAAATGTAAGATAACCACTGAAAGAGTTCTGGAGAAAAGAACGTCATGGTCACCTGACTTTGTACATGAGCATACATACTTTTTGGATTCACCATTTTGGCAGTGTATGCAAGTAGGTGTAAGTGGTtcagattttaaatgtaaaactatgtaGTCACAGTTTTACACCAACAATAAATAACACCTACATCAGCATAATGGGTATTGCAATCACCGTAACCATTCTGCAAAGGAAGAAACTGGGATTTGAAGGTATTAAGTAGCCAGGTCAATGTCACACAGTGGTATGTGCACGTCCCGAAGTCCATGTCCCTCAGGTGATCCAGGACCTGTGTCCCCAGGCCTCTCAGTGGACTCTGTGGGGCTCCTGTCTGCCTTCAGGGCACCTGCTTAGgacctcccctcccaccccaggggaAAGGACGTTCCAGGTCACTCACTGAGATGACGGTCATCACAATGTTGACCACGCCAGCCCCCACTGTGACGTACTGGGAGTGAGCAGCCTCCACGCCAGCGGATGTGTAGATCGTGTCTGCGTAGTAGTTGATCTAACACAGAAGCACAGGGGCTGTGAGGACAGGCTTACTTTTCCTGCTGCCACAACAAACAGTCTTGACATCCCAGGGGACCTCCCTTGGACAGGAAGAGGGCAGTTGGTGGTGGGACAAAAGAGCTGTGACCTGGAGTCGGGAGACCTGGGATGGAGCCTGGCTCTGCTCACACCCCAGGTTATACAGGTCCTCCCCTCTCTGAGACTCGGGTTCTGCACCTGTCATATGGGAGCTGGACTAGACGACTCTAAGACTTTTCCCTCCATCGCTTTGTTAGTCCACTATCTCAGCCTCCACAGAATGACACCTTGCCCTATATACTGGGCCAAGCGAATCCCAAGCTCagcttctctcccagcccaggcccaggaCACACAGCCCTTCCGAAATCCACACATGCTGTTGCCCACTCAGCGGCTCCTGCCAGGGGCTGTCTACCACTCCCAACATCACTTGTTAAATGTTCACGAGGCCCTGAAGGCCTGATGCCACCTCTTCCTGACACTTTACTTGAGTACCAACTGGATTACCCACCCAATCACAGACATTTATGGATGCTACCCCCAGACTCCCAGCATGTGTTTTCAGATCTCCACCCTTCCCTCCACACCCCCTATAGATCCAGTTACAGCAGAGAACCATGTGCACAGAAAGCGATGCCACCAACGGTCGCAGATGAGTGGGTCCAAGGTGGCTCGTGATCCAAACTGGGTTCACTAACCACAGTGGGAACCTGAAATTGGTTCTAGAAGGTCTCCAGCTCATCTCAGCCAGCTAGTCCCTTGAAGAGAGGTGAAAGGACTATCGGCAGGGGACATTGTCTCTTGGGGACTGGGAAGCAAAGAAAAGGTTCtgtagcaagagaaaagtgagGCTGGCATGAGGGAGAGGTAgagtggagagacagagagaatttCCCTGGTTCCCTCAAGACATTCAGTCCTCGCTTCTGGGCCGCTCCTGATGGATACCCAGCTGCGTCCCTGGCCTTACGGTGCTTGAGCTGCTTCTGTAAATTAAGTCTGGTTCTGCTTGAGCCTTTTCCAGGGATGCCTTGCTCCTTGCAACAATAACATCCTGTGCAATAGGGTGCAATTACCTGGCGGCCACGTATTTAGGACTCTGGCTTATCCCAGCTACTGAGGAGTAAGCTACATCCACTGGGTTTTCACTCTCATTCCTCCTGGATACAGAACTCAGCTTTGCACACTTGGAACTTTGGAACAATATGCACACTACAATACTCATGTGGATACTATTCTTGATAATTCAGTAAACGTTTGTTGGGTCTAATAAAATCAAGTGGCTTTCAAGAGGACCGGAAGTTCTGTGAGAGAACCTTGCTTGGATACCGCAGTAGCCCCACTGCAGGGCTAATCACCCCTCCTTGGGACCTCCCTCCGACTGCTGGGCACACTGGCTAGCCCCTCACGGCCCGGCGTACCGCGTTGACCCCGGAAAGCTGCTGGCCGGCCATGAGCACAATGATGGAGATGAGCTGCCATCGCAGAGGCTGGAAGGTGAAGAGGTTGAGCACGGACAGGCGGCCCTCAGCCTTCTCGGCCTCCGCCTCCACACGCATTTCCTCCATCTCGTCATCCACATCAGCCCagcctctcagtttcctcagagcTGCAGGGAGCAGAGCGGCCTCATCTCATCGCGGATGGCACTTACCCATGGCTTAGGGAAGCCGGGGACAGCTCCCCACAAGCTTGGCCCACCTCTGGCCACCGGCTGTTCTCCCAGTGTGGAATGCTCACTGACCCCAACTAGGTCCCCAACGTTGGGATGGTGTCCCCAACCACAACCACACCCACCCTGGTCAAGCTCTTAACTTTCAACACCCATCAGCCGTGATGTTGACCGTGACTTTGTCTGCTTTCTCTGCTGGACCACAGCCCAGAGCTTCACCACCGCAGTCCTACTCTCTCCCATCTGCACCTGTGTCTCCGAGCGCTTCTCCCCATCCTGTCACCTGCCCGTTCTCTGCTTTGAGACGTTTGGGCAGGCgtgggaggtggcagggaagagagagggtgagagggTCTTGACAGAGCAGCCTGTATCTCCGGTACCTTGCCGAGCTgtgttttcatctcttttctgaaTCAGGGTGTACCGTGGGCTCTCAgggaagaaaggcagagagagcagcTGTAGCAGCGCAGGGACCCCCGTGAGTGCCAAGAGCACGGGCCAGCCTGGAACAAACCGACACCAAGAACTGACTGCCAGGGACCCTGGGGGCTCTGGGCACGCTCCCACTAACCTTCCCCATGTCCCGACTCCCCTCTTACAAGGTCACTTCCCATGGCTTTCCAGCGCTTGGGTGAGAGCCAAGGACAGCAGGGATCTCATCCTGGCCAAGACGTGGCTGCCCAGGACCCAATCACACAGGGTTTCCACATTGTATAATGGAGAAAATGACTACAGTTTTAAAATGATATGTTATCAGTTCGTTTTGCAGGAAGAGCATTGCTTTTCTTAGGAACAGTGTATGACTTAAAAGTGTGAGCCCTAGAGAAAATGAAGCCATGTCTTGTTGCTAATTTTATGGCTACGAATGACATCTCTCCCTCACtagaggctggggagggggcgggggtgtACCCAGCACAGCGGCTGTGGAGGCTCCTTCGGGAAGGATCAGATCAAGCAGGACATACTGATTCAGCCAACCCCTGCCAGCTGTGAGGGGAATCGGACGACTGATTTACCCTCTCTACACCTGTTGTGTCATCAGCAAAGATGATGTTACGATGGGGATAATGACAAAGTGCCACACCCAGCGTGGTAAGGGCTGGAAGAGCCAGCATGCGCTAGGCGTCAGTGCCAGGGGGCTCTGGCGGCAGCCAGCCAGCATGGCTTCATTCAGGTCCCCTTCCCTGATTAGAGCGTGTAACGTTCAACTACACTGGGGCAGTCTGGGAATCGTTAGAACTAATGACCTTTTCTTGAGCACCTACCGGGTTCCAAGTCCCTTCATCGTACTTTGGGGACAAAGACATAAATCCACCCACTAAGGAATTTGtgtcatttgaaaatgtttatgaaaaaaaccaaaagcaaaccCCACTGCACTCACTTCCCCTAGTGACTGTCTcaccccttctcctctctccaaaACGTccaccctcaccccttcccccaccctcaccccttcccccaccctcacccccaccccccccactctCCCCCACCCGCCCCGCCCGCTCTCTAGCAATGGGCTTGCCTCCTATTTcattgagaaaatagaagcaaccAGAAGAAAACATCTACAAGCGCCATACCTAGCGGGTAACAGCTGTGCCCTGTGCTGCCGGACGGCCCTGTACGCATTTCCCGGCTACTGGCTCATTCTCAGAGCCGCCATATACTGTTATTTCTCCCAGCTGATAGAAAACCTCTCCTCTCCAGCCCACAGCCCCTTCCAGCTACCGCCCAACTTCTCTCCTGCcctttatattaggttggtgcaaaagtaattgtggtttttgcagttatttttaaccttttaaaccgcaattatttttgcaccaatctaatagtaaGACTCCCAAGAGTTGTGTATGCCTCTTGTCTCCTAGTCTTCTCCTCCTGTTCCCAAGCTCAATTTGTCCCCATCACTAACCAAAACTGtccttctcaaggtcacacatgtCACCAAACTGCACATTACTCAACCCAAAGATCACCTCTAGAACTCAACGGACTTGCTCTGCCAGTGACACGGGCACAGCTGAGCGAACTACTGGACCCAGCGCCTGCGGCCCCCGTGTGGCCCCCACATACCCTCTTCCCTTTGACCTTGGGGGCCACCAATACCTGTAGGATTGCCCAGGATGGCCTGCAGGCTGAAGATCTGCGCTAGGAAGATTCCCACGATGACAAAAACTTCAGTCATTGTTCCCAGAGTGCCCCTAAGGTTCTTGGGAGCCAGCTCTCCCAGGTACATGGGGAGGGCACTGTAGGAGATGCCTGGTTccagcaaaacaaaaatcaggagagaagcaaagaaatcCCAGCCTCCCGTGACCTGGGACCTGGGACCCTGAGACTTAATTCAGTTCCATCTCGTGATCCCCGAGCTTCATGGTGTCAACCCTGCTGACAGGCAGCTTGCTCAGCCCCTACCTCCCTCCAGGGAGATGGAAATGGGCCATGTGGGCTGTTTAGTTTGCAATTAGGAGGAAACCCTTCCAGAATCCTCAGACTCCCAGGGGATACTGGCAGGGTGTGAGGAGGATTTCCTCTCCGTCCTAGTTGTAGAGCTGGGGCCACCTGCCCTGGGTAGTGGGACTTAAAGACAACTCTCTGACTTACTTTCTGAGTTTTCTAAGGCACAGATTACttgtatcacttttttttttaaatagaagaaaccACCACAGGTAAGAAATGGGGCTCCCCTGCTGACCAAGGCCCCAAATTCCCAAATTCTGTATTCCTTTTCCTTGAAGCCCTCGTCTTCAGTGAACACTCCATGCCTCCCCAGAAGACACCTTGTAAAGCCTTATCACTTACTGATACTTCCAGGTAAAAGTGTGGTGTTTAAAAcgtgtttttaattaaatttattggggtaattaCTATTCaataatattatgtaaatatataatatgacatCCGTGCACTCtcttgtgtgctcaccactcaaaAGTTACTAAAGATCCTTCCCTGAGAGGATAAataaggaggaagggagagagaacgTGAAGTTTGAAAGGGcctggaaacagagagagagaaggatgccCCCGAAGGGACATGAACCAGGCAGAACCAGGAAGACCCTCAtctcccctgccccagccttgACTGGTGGTGCTGAGCCTCAGACCTTTTCCCGCTTGGTGCACCTGAGCATGGGCTGGGGGCTTCAGCTGTCACTCCAGGTACCTGCACAGACTCCCACCACCACTCGTGAAAAGATGATCAGCTCAAAAGCCTTGGCCACTTTGCTGACTCCCATCAAGATGGCAGGGACGATGGCGAAGACGTTGTTGATCAGCAGGGTTCCCTTTCTGCAAGGACAGCAGAGCCCAGAGAGCAGGGGCTGAGGCGGCAGAAGCTCTCCTGACACCGACTCCTGTTCTCCAGGCAGCCATTACAAAGGGCGGGAATGTGCCTGAGGAGGCTGGTGGCCAGGAAGAACAGGAAAGCAAGGACCAACAGACAGAAGTCCCGGGTTGGATGGGGTGTGGGAACATGCTAGCAATTGGAACTGACTGAGAAcagcaggaaggaaaaagaatgagatgCCTCCACAGGTAGGGAGCCTCCTGTCACTGGTGGTATTCAAGCAGAGACCCGACTAGATGAAGATTGCCAGGGATGTTGAACAGGGGCTTCCACAACAGGGGGATACAGAGTTGGACTAGGTGATCTCTCAGATTCCTTCCAAGGCTGAAAACCCATGAGTCTatgaaggagagggagggggagtcCGAGAAACACAACTATGCTGTCTGTCCCCTGCCTGTCACCCATAATCTACCCCTCCCTTCCAGTCTATGCTCTGTGCCCCCATGCTGGCTTCCATCAATGGTTCCCTTAACCCCCTCACCCTCTTTGGCTTGGGTTTTGCCAGAGGAGAACACAGTGGAGGATCAGGAAGGAATGGGGTGCCCCAGTTGTGGGGCAGCTGTTGGCTTCACCACTCTGATTTTCCCACACTCCGCTCAGCTTTGGGCACCATCAGACCCCTGAATGTCACAATATGCTGAACCACTCAGCCAGGGGGTCGGGCTCTGATGACAGGAGTGGGGTTGGGATTAGGGGGTGGGGGGTCTTTAAAGAGAAACCCAGAAACCCCTCCTGAGGGGTAGCATAGAGTACTGCGAAAATTCTCTGCCAGGCAGCATTGGACTAACCAGACACGCAGACTGGCTTTCTCAGACCCCTTTTCTCTCCTGGGGCAGCTGTGCCCCTGAGAGAGCTGGATCAGAGCCCAAACTCTGAGAGCAGGGGATCAGCCAGCCCTGAAGCCAGAGAGAACAAACTGTGTACCTGAGCCAGCCCTCCCCCAGCACTTCCTGCTGACCAGGAAGCCATAGTTTAGCTCAGGGCTGTCCGGACCCCACTAGGACAAGGAGAGCTCTAATGCATCAGCCAGTCTCAGggttctcatctgcaaaatgatggAGGTGAGGGAACCCGTCTAGAAGGTTCCTCCACTGCCAAAGTCCTGTGACTGTGGGTTCAGGCAAGGACGTGGCGGCCAAGCCTGGGCTTCTAGAACAGTCCAGTCACTCCTGGTGTAGCAGAGAACAGCACAGTCTGAATCACAAAAAAGTCTGGATTAGGGTATCATTACGACATATtgaatgttttcttcattcaagTGCACAGCATATGGCACATCGATTGTTAATCAAGTATCTAGAGGAAGAGGTCCCACTGGTCCTGCTTCAATAAATAACTCATTTTCAAttgccaatattttcttccatgCATGAAAACTGAATTGCTACAGTTCTTTAGAAGTTAGTTTCTTTAGAGAGTTTTCCACTCACACCCACAAACTGTCCACCTTGGTACAGCAAGTCCAAGTGTAGCTGTGAATTCCAAAGAGTGGGTGTGGCCTGAGAGAATTCCCGGGTGTGTCACCCTAAGACTTTGGCTCACATCCTCCCTTCCCAGTAACCTTGACCTGGGCTACCTCCCTTATCTGTGGAGTCACGTCTTTGCAGCACCTGAGCTTAGGCACAAAGAGTTTTAGTGAGTCCGAGCAAGCCAAGCAAAGTACAAAGAGCTACTGCGCATTCTCGAAGAAGACACGAGACAGGGCCATGTGGAGTGACTCAGTCTCAACCCCAAACCTCAGAACAACACTGACGAGGCCACGCAGGGAGAGGCTGCAGCTGTTACAACTTGGAGCCACAGGCCACCTGACcacaaactaaacccaatcaataagcatttattgagtacctgctggAAGTGCTGACCAGACACTAATACCGTCAAGAACTTTGATCAAAGGCTGTACCACCTCCGTGGGGTTGACGACGGAGGGACTGCTGTTCCCGTGCAACTGACAAGGGAAGAAATCCCAAGAAATTCAGGGACTTGCTTTAAGGGCATCACGTCCATGGCAAAGTGGGACTAGACTCCAGGCCTCCTGCTTTTCAAGGTCACACCACTCCCCACCACATGCACAACCACCAGAGACAGCGTGGTTTACTAATGcgatttttaaatgagatttgcACACCTCCTGTTTACCTGCCACATTTGTCAACCAGCAGGCCAACTGTCAGTGACCCCAACAAGCCGCCCAGAGGAAACATGGATACGGTGCAAGACCACAGGAGCAGCATGACCTTCTCATCCATGAATGTTCCATGCCGCTCGAAGTAGGtatcattataaaatgacttCAAGACCTGGAAAACATTGCCCCATCAGCCGCCAAGAATACTGGGCAACTCATGAGAGATAATGAGGTAATATTCTCAGTTGCCTGTTGTCG
The Rhinolophus ferrumequinum isolate MPI-CBG mRhiFer1 chromosome 9, mRhiFer1_v1.p, whole genome shotgun sequence genome window above contains:
- the LOC117027504 gene encoding solute carrier family 2, facilitated glucose transporter member 7-like isoform X1, with the translated sequence METPTPPREARLQPMLVLATLSAAFGSAFQYGYNIAVVNTPHKVLKSFYNDTYFERHGTFMDEKVMLLLWSCTVSMFPLGGLLGSLTVGLLVDKCGRKGTLLINNVFAIVPAILMGVSKVAKAFELIIFSRVVVGVCAGISYSALPMYLGELAPKNLRGTLGTMTEVFVIVGIFLAQIFSLQAILGNPTGWPVLLALTGVPALLQLLSLPFFPESPRYTLIQKRDENTARQALRKLRGWADVDDEMEEMRVEAEAEKAEGRLSVLNLFTFQPLRWQLISIIVLMAGQQLSGVNAINYYADTIYTSAGVEAAHSQYVTVGAGVVNIVMTVISAFTVEWLGRRRLLLVGYGICGSACLTLMLALLFQSRVPELSYLGVICVFTYIAGHSIGPSPVPSVVRTEIFLQSSRPAAFMVDGAVHWLTNFIVGFVFPSIQEAIGPYSFIIFAGICLLTAVYIYVVIPETKGKTFVEINQIFAKRNRVESLEKKEEITDVGSQIPSVPAMETSF
- the LOC117027504 gene encoding solute carrier family 2, facilitated glucose transporter member 7-like isoform X3, which gives rise to METPTPPREAVLKSFYNDTYFERHGTFMDEKVMLLLWSCTVSMFPLGGLLGSLTVGLLVDKCGRKGTLLINNVFAIVPAILMGVSKVAKAFELIIFSRVVVGVCAGISYSALPMYLGELAPKNLRGTLGTMTEVFVIVGIFLAQIFSLQAILGNPTGWPVLLALTGVPALLQLLSLPFFPESPRYTLIQKRDENTARQALRKLRGWADVDDEMEEMRVEAEAEKAEGRLSVLNLFTFQPLRWQLISIIVLMAGQQLSGVNAINYYADTIYTSAGVEAAHSQYVTVGAGVVNIVMTVISAFTVEWLGRRRLLLVGYGICGSACLTLMLALLFQSRVPELSYLGVICVFTYIAGHSIGPSPVPSVVRTEIFLQSSRPAAFMVDGAVHWLTNFIVGFVFPSIQEAIGPYSFIIFAGICLLTAVYIYVVIPETKGKTFVEINQIFAKRNRVESLEKKEEITDVGSQIPSVPAMETSF
- the LOC117027504 gene encoding solute carrier family 2, facilitated glucose transporter member 7-like isoform X4, producing the protein METPTPPREARLQPMLVLATLSAAFGSAFQYGYNIAVVNTPHKVLKSFYNDTYFERHGTFMDEKVMLLLWSCTVSMFPLGGLLGSLTVGLLVDKCGRKGTLLINNVFAIVPAILMGVSKVAKAFELIIFSRVVVGVCAGISYSALPMYLGELAPKNLRGTLGTMTEVFVIVGIFLAQIFSLQAILGNPTGWPVLLALTGVPALLQLLSLPFFPESPRYTLIQKRDENTARQALRKLRGWADVDDEMEEMRVEAEAEKAEGRLSVLNLFTFQPLRWQLISIIVLMAGQQLSGVNAINYYADTIYTSAGVEAAHSQYVTVGAGVVNIVMTVISAFTVEWLGRRRLLLVGYGICGSACLTLMLALLFQSRVPELSYLGVICVFTYIAGHSIGPSPVPSVVRTEIFLQSSRPAAFMVDGAVHWLTNFIVGFVFPSIQTVLFSATPGVTGLF
- the LOC117027504 gene encoding solute carrier family 2, facilitated glucose transporter member 7-like isoform X5; translated protein: MWQVNRRKGTLLINNVFAIVPAILMGVSKVAKAFELIIFSRVVVGVCAGISYSALPMYLGELAPKNLRGTLGTMTEVFVIVGIFLAQIFSLQAILGNPTGWPVLLALTGVPALLQLLSLPFFPESPRYTLIQKRDENTARQALRKLRGWADVDDEMEEMRVEAEAEKAEGRLSVLNLFTFQPLRWQLISIIVLMAGQQLSGVNAINYYADTIYTSAGVEAAHSQYVTVGAGVVNIVMTVISAFTVEWLGRRRLLLVGYGICGSACLTLMLALLFQSRVPELSYLGVICVFTYIAGHSIGPSPVPSVVRTEIFLQSSRPAAFMVDGAVHWLTNFIVGFVFPSIQEAIGPYSFIIFAGICLLTAVYIYVVIPETKGKTFVEINQIFAKRNRVESLEKKEEITDVGSQIPSVPAMETSF
- the LOC117027504 gene encoding solute carrier family 2, facilitated glucose transporter member 7-like isoform X2, whose protein sequence is MLVLATLSAAFGSAFQYGYNIAVVNTPHKVLKSFYNDTYFERHGTFMDEKVMLLLWSCTVSMFPLGGLLGSLTVGLLVDKCGRKGTLLINNVFAIVPAILMGVSKVAKAFELIIFSRVVVGVCAGISYSALPMYLGELAPKNLRGTLGTMTEVFVIVGIFLAQIFSLQAILGNPTGWPVLLALTGVPALLQLLSLPFFPESPRYTLIQKRDENTARQALRKLRGWADVDDEMEEMRVEAEAEKAEGRLSVLNLFTFQPLRWQLISIIVLMAGQQLSGVNAINYYADTIYTSAGVEAAHSQYVTVGAGVVNIVMTVISAFTVEWLGRRRLLLVGYGICGSACLTLMLALLFQSRVPELSYLGVICVFTYIAGHSIGPSPVPSVVRTEIFLQSSRPAAFMVDGAVHWLTNFIVGFVFPSIQEAIGPYSFIIFAGICLLTAVYIYVVIPETKGKTFVEINQIFAKRNRVESLEKKEEITDVGSQIPSVPAMETSF
- the LOC117027504 gene encoding solute carrier family 2, facilitated glucose transporter member 7-like isoform X6, translated to METPTPPREARLQPMLVLATLSAAFGSAFQYGYNIAVVNTPHKVLKSFYNDTYFERHGTFMDEKVMLLLWSCTVSMFPLGGLLGSLTVGLLVDKCGRKGTLLINNVFAIVPAILMGVSKVAKAFELIIFSRVVVGVCAGISYSALPMYLGELAPKNLRGTLGTMTEVFVIVGIFLAQIFSLQAILGNPTGWPVLLALTGVPALLQLLSLPFFPESPRYTLIQKRDENTARQALRKLRGWADVDDEMEEMRVEAEAEKAEGRLSVLNLFTFQPLRWQLISIIVLMAGQQLSGVNAINYYADTIYTSAGVEAAHSQYVTVGAGVVNIVMTVISAFTVEWLGRRRLLLVGYGICGSACLTLMLALLFQSP
- the LOC117027504 gene encoding solute carrier family 2, facilitated glucose transporter member 7-like isoform X7, encoding MYLGELAPKNLRGTLGTMTEVFVIVGIFLAQIFSLQAILGNPTGWPVLLALTGVPALLQLLSLPFFPESPRYTLIQKRDENTARQALRKLRGWADVDDEMEEMRVEAEAEKAEGRLSVLNLFTFQPLRWQLISIIVLMAGQQLSGVNAINYYADTIYTSAGVEAAHSQYVTVGAGVVNIVMTVISAFTVEWLGRRRLLLVGYGICGSACLTLMLALLFQSRVPELSYLGVICVFTYIAGHSIGPSPVPSVVRTEIFLQSSRPAAFMVDGAVHWLTNFIVGFVFPSIQEAIGPYSFIIFAGICLLTAVYIYVVIPETKGKTFVEINQIFAKRNRVESLEKKEEITDVGSQIPSVPAMETSF